From one Callithrix jacchus isolate 240 chromosome 2, calJac240_pri, whole genome shotgun sequence genomic stretch:
- the SLC25A46 gene encoding mitochondrial outer membrane protein SLC25A46 isoform X2: protein MKTEQLNRFAGFGIGLASLFTENVLAHPCIVLRRQCQVNYHAQHYHLTPFTVINIMYSFNKTQGPRALWKGMGSTFIVQGVTLGAEGIISEFTPLPREVLHKWNPKQIGEHLLLKSLTYVVAMPFYSASLIETVQSEIIRDNTGILECVKEGIGRVIGMGVPHSKRLLPLLSLIFPTVLHGVLHYIISSVIQKFVLLILKRKTYNSHLAESTSPVQSMLDAYFPELIANFAASLCSDVILYPLETVLHRLHIQGTRTIIDNTDLGYEVLPINTQYEGMRDCINTIRQEEGVFGFYKGFGAVIIQYTLHAAVLQITKIIYSTLLQNNI, encoded by the exons ATGAAAACAG aacaaCTGAATAGATTTGCTGGATTTGGTATTGGACTTGCAAG tctctttacagaaaatgtattGGCACATCCTTGCATTGTTCTACGCCGCCAATGTCAG GTTAATTACCATGCTCAGCATTACCATCTCACTCCATTTACAGTCATCAATATAATGTACAGTTTCAACAAAACTCAG GGACCTAGAGCCCTGTGGAAAGGAATGGGAAGTACATTTATTGTCCAGGGAGTCACACTTGGAGCAGAAGGCATAATTAGTGAATTTACACCTTTGCCAAG ggaggttttacataaatggaatcctaAACAAATAGGAGAACACCTTCTACTGAAATC CCTAACTTATGTGGTGGCAATGCCTTTTTATTCAGCAAGTCTGATTGAAACAGTGCag agtGAGATAATTCGAGATAATACTGGCATTTTGGAATGTGTTAAAGAAGGAATTGGAAGAGTGATAGGCATGGGAGTGCCTCATAGCAAACGACTTCTTCCGCTTCTTTCCTTGATCTTCCCTACGGTGCTTCATGGAGTTCTTCATTACATCATCAGCTCAGTTATTCAGAAGTTTGTCCTACTGATTCTAAAGAGAAAGACTTATAATAGCCACCTAGCTGAGAGCACTAGCCCTGTGCAGAGTATGTTGGATGCTTATTTTCCAGAACTTATTGCTAACTTTGCTGCCAGTCTTTGTTCTGACGTTATACTTTACCCATTGGAAACAGTTTTGCACCGCCTTCACATTCAAGGAACACGCACAATAATTGACAATACAGACCTTGGCTATGAAGTGCTTCCAATTAATACACAGTATGAGGGAATGAGAGACTGTATCAATACCAtaaggcaggaggaaggagtgTTTGGTTTTTATAAAGGGTTTGGTGCTGTTATAATACAGTACACACTGCATGCAGCTGTTTTACAGATTACCAAAATTATTTACTCTACACTTCTTCAAAATAACATTTGA
- the SLC25A46 gene encoding mitochondrial outer membrane protein SLC25A46 isoform X1, with the protein MHPRRPDGFDGLGYRGGARDEQGFGGAFPARSFSTGSDLGHWVTTPPDIPGSRNLHWGEKSPPYGVPTTSTPYEAPTEEAFSSGGGGGGVQGQSSEQLNRFAGFGIGLASLFTENVLAHPCIVLRRQCQVNYHAQHYHLTPFTVINIMYSFNKTQGPRALWKGMGSTFIVQGVTLGAEGIISEFTPLPREVLHKWNPKQIGEHLLLKSLTYVVAMPFYSASLIETVQSEIIRDNTGILECVKEGIGRVIGMGVPHSKRLLPLLSLIFPTVLHGVLHYIISSVIQKFVLLILKRKTYNSHLAESTSPVQSMLDAYFPELIANFAASLCSDVILYPLETVLHRLHIQGTRTIIDNTDLGYEVLPINTQYEGMRDCINTIRQEEGVFGFYKGFGAVIIQYTLHAAVLQITKIIYSTLLQNNI; encoded by the exons ATGCATCCGCGGCGCCCGGACGGATTTGATGGCTTGGGCTACCGGGGCGGTGCCCGGGACGAGCAGGGCTTTGGCGGCGCTTTTCCAGCAAGGTCCTTCAGCACCGGGTCGGACCTGGGCCACTGGGTGACGACTCCCCCAGACATCCCCGGCAGTCGCAACCTGCACTGGGGCGAGAAGAGCCCGCCCTACGGCGTGCCCACCACCTCCACGCCGTATGAAGCCCCCACGGAGGAAGCCTTTTccagtggcggcggcggcggcggtgtgCAGGGGCAGAGCAGCG aacaaCTGAATAGATTTGCTGGATTTGGTATTGGACTTGCAAG tctctttacagaaaatgtattGGCACATCCTTGCATTGTTCTACGCCGCCAATGTCAG GTTAATTACCATGCTCAGCATTACCATCTCACTCCATTTACAGTCATCAATATAATGTACAGTTTCAACAAAACTCAG GGACCTAGAGCCCTGTGGAAAGGAATGGGAAGTACATTTATTGTCCAGGGAGTCACACTTGGAGCAGAAGGCATAATTAGTGAATTTACACCTTTGCCAAG ggaggttttacataaatggaatcctaAACAAATAGGAGAACACCTTCTACTGAAATC CCTAACTTATGTGGTGGCAATGCCTTTTTATTCAGCAAGTCTGATTGAAACAGTGCag agtGAGATAATTCGAGATAATACTGGCATTTTGGAATGTGTTAAAGAAGGAATTGGAAGAGTGATAGGCATGGGAGTGCCTCATAGCAAACGACTTCTTCCGCTTCTTTCCTTGATCTTCCCTACGGTGCTTCATGGAGTTCTTCATTACATCATCAGCTCAGTTATTCAGAAGTTTGTCCTACTGATTCTAAAGAGAAAGACTTATAATAGCCACCTAGCTGAGAGCACTAGCCCTGTGCAGAGTATGTTGGATGCTTATTTTCCAGAACTTATTGCTAACTTTGCTGCCAGTCTTTGTTCTGACGTTATACTTTACCCATTGGAAACAGTTTTGCACCGCCTTCACATTCAAGGAACACGCACAATAATTGACAATACAGACCTTGGCTATGAAGTGCTTCCAATTAATACACAGTATGAGGGAATGAGAGACTGTATCAATACCAtaaggcaggaggaaggagtgTTTGGTTTTTATAAAGGGTTTGGTGCTGTTATAATACAGTACACACTGCATGCAGCTGTTTTACAGATTACCAAAATTATTTACTCTACACTTCTTCAAAATAACATTTGA